A DNA window from Carnobacterium funditum DSM 5970 contains the following coding sequences:
- a CDS encoding CDP-glycerol--glycerophosphate glycerophosphotransferase — protein MSSSKDIQTEEETNQPQENVKHPSFTIQKIEDTITTTLTLSTPQSAKLDEFYILHRETGERYPFLAEKKNESTYSFTLSIRDFIRQHTHENPKAHFEFYFSVHYLQDSDWIKKDEALSLDLFDQFDSIGLSQFKDQENDIYPYFSRKTNGFCFTVNIPVRSIRYIHSSQIEHIEPQKNNTLVINGKLITTAIAINRIDTIMVGRKSDYKLVLHSNHQLEELEHGTHLYHYHYTISVDLNLLAKELFIRNNGDDDFDFYFEVYLNGLFEPTVVRVAGPHDLKSRKLFKDQDVAYGKSVYLFSPNFTEQYNGLSLAATKYDKEVYEYYKEIRPFSRLIKPFVSEQDSWIIGEKPLEARNNGWLFFCYLRKNHPEINVFYVLDKASIDYEKAISFDSERILLFKSKKYIQFLLKAKVILTTQAPYHIYPTRNPLWIDLIGAKRVLLQNNVLGLQPSKQSYGFSTKLFKTDLFLVSSKHEKRYAIDTLGYPEQQVILSGLARFDRLLDTQAQLEPNNQLLFFPADQEIGLHYQTESIDRTAERFISVIEHDDFKTFLTTYKLTITFALPHAMIRYFNQFVELGCNVILQEQADVLQLLKESKVFITDYDPLAFDFSFLTKPVCFFQPDVQGPDNEATQSVNDLYSNELPGEITSNEEDLIYLFNQIGQNEFKMSRKNRQKADALLEYKDVDSSQRIYEAVSDLLSKKK, from the coding sequence ATGTCATCCAGCAAAGACATTCAAACTGAAGAAGAAACTAACCAACCACAAGAAAATGTAAAGCATCCATCTTTTACCATTCAAAAAATTGAAGATACCATCACAACTACATTAACTCTCTCAACACCTCAATCGGCCAAGCTAGATGAATTTTATATTTTGCATCGAGAAACAGGAGAACGTTATCCTTTTCTAGCTGAGAAAAAAAATGAATCTACATACAGTTTTACGCTAAGCATTCGTGATTTTATTCGTCAACATACTCACGAAAACCCAAAAGCTCATTTTGAATTTTATTTTAGCGTACATTACTTGCAAGATTCTGATTGGATTAAAAAAGACGAAGCACTTTCACTAGATTTATTCGATCAATTCGATTCTATTGGGTTATCGCAATTTAAAGACCAAGAAAATGATATCTATCCCTATTTTAGTCGAAAAACAAATGGATTTTGTTTTACAGTAAATATTCCAGTACGTAGTATTCGTTATATTCATTCAAGCCAAATCGAACATATTGAGCCTCAAAAAAACAATACCTTAGTGATTAATGGGAAATTAATCACCACTGCTATTGCTATTAATCGAATTGATACCATTATGGTTGGACGTAAATCAGATTATAAACTCGTCCTGCATTCAAATCATCAATTAGAAGAATTAGAACATGGGACCCATCTTTATCATTATCATTACACGATATCTGTTGATTTGAACTTACTTGCTAAAGAATTATTTATTCGTAATAATGGCGATGATGATTTCGATTTTTATTTTGAAGTCTATTTAAATGGTTTATTTGAACCTACTGTTGTGAGAGTTGCCGGTCCACATGATTTGAAATCTCGTAAATTATTTAAAGATCAAGATGTTGCTTACGGGAAATCTGTTTATCTTTTCTCACCGAATTTTACTGAACAATACAACGGTCTTTCTTTAGCAGCAACAAAGTATGATAAAGAGGTTTATGAGTATTATAAAGAAATACGACCATTCTCTCGCCTCATCAAGCCTTTTGTTTCTGAACAAGATAGTTGGATTATTGGTGAAAAACCATTAGAAGCTCGTAATAACGGTTGGCTCTTTTTTTGCTATTTGCGTAAAAACCATCCTGAAATAAATGTCTTTTATGTTTTAGATAAAGCTTCTATAGATTATGAAAAAGCTATCTCGTTTGATAGTGAGCGTATTTTATTATTCAAGTCGAAAAAATACATTCAATTTTTATTAAAGGCCAAAGTTATTTTAACAACGCAAGCTCCTTATCATATCTATCCAACTCGTAATCCTTTATGGATTGACCTCATTGGGGCAAAACGAGTTTTGTTACAAAACAATGTATTAGGTTTACAACCTTCAAAGCAGTCTTATGGTTTTTCAACCAAATTATTTAAAACAGACTTATTTTTAGTCAGTTCAAAACATGAAAAACGATACGCAATTGATACCCTTGGCTATCCAGAACAACAAGTCATTTTGTCTGGGCTAGCACGTTTCGATAGACTACTAGATACCCAAGCTCAACTTGAACCTAATAATCAGTTGTTATTTTTCCCAGCCGATCAAGAAATAGGGTTGCATTACCAGACTGAGTCCATTGATCGAACAGCTGAACGATTCATTTCTGTAATAGAACACGATGATTTCAAGACCTTTCTTACAACCTATAAGTTAACTATCACGTTTGCTCTACCACATGCTATGATTCGTTATTTCAATCAATTTGTTGAATTAGGCTGCAACGTCATCTTACAAGAGCAAGCAGATGTTCTTCAGTTACTCAAAGAAAGCAAGGTATTTATTACAGATTACGATCCGCTTGCTTTTGATTTTAGTTTTTTAACTAAACCCGTTTGTTTTTTTCAACCGGATGTCCAAGGACCAGATAATGAAGCCACACAATCGGTTAATGACCTGTATTCCAATGAATTACCTGGAGAAATCACATCTAATGAGGAGGATTTGATTTATCTATTCAATCAAATCGGTCAAAACGAGTTTAAAATGAGTCGTAAAAATCGTCAAAAAGCTGATGCTTTACTTGAATACAAAGATGTCGATTCAAGTCAGCGAATTTATGAGGCCGTTAGCGATCTATTATCAAAAAAAAAATAA
- a CDS encoding lactonase family protein yields MNETIYLGTYTKKESKGIYKIQLDTDKKKLTESSFLVRADNPTYLTLSDDKDRLYSISKENGDGALVAFKRNESNEIIQSGIVSAEGAPPCYVSYDKVRSFVYTANYHKGEVSVFKTDKEGHLTLLDTVKHSGSSIHENQKIPHAHYFDLSPDGRYVIACDLGTDAVYTYSVDNNGQLSEVNCLDVTPGTGPRHLVFHPNQKTAYLFGELSSEIITLHYDLNTGVFTPVQTTPTIPTEHISFNGGAAIRISQDGKFVYASNRGHDSIAVFKVSSKDQLLKLVEIVHSEGKIPRDFDLDPTGKFVVVAHQDSDNLTLFERNQDTGKLSLLQKDVYAPECVCVHFR; encoded by the coding sequence ATGAACGAAACTATTTATTTAGGCACCTATACTAAAAAAGAAAGTAAAGGTATCTATAAAATTCAATTAGATACAGATAAGAAAAAACTAACAGAAAGTTCATTTCTTGTTAGAGCAGACAATCCAACATACTTAACTTTATCAGACGATAAAGATAGGTTGTATTCTATTTCAAAAGAAAATGGCGATGGTGCTCTTGTTGCCTTTAAAAGAAATGAATCAAATGAAATCATTCAATCTGGTATCGTTTCTGCTGAAGGAGCTCCTCCTTGTTATGTAAGCTATGATAAAGTCCGCTCTTTTGTTTATACGGCGAATTACCATAAAGGTGAAGTGTCTGTTTTTAAAACAGATAAAGAAGGGCATTTGACTCTGCTAGATACTGTTAAGCATTCAGGTTCTAGTATCCATGAAAATCAAAAAATTCCACATGCTCATTATTTTGATCTCTCACCGGATGGTCGTTATGTAATAGCCTGTGACCTTGGTACAGATGCTGTTTATACTTATTCTGTCGATAATAACGGGCAATTATCCGAAGTAAATTGCTTAGATGTTACTCCTGGTACTGGCCCTCGACATCTAGTCTTTCATCCAAACCAAAAAACAGCTTATCTGTTTGGAGAGTTAAGCAGTGAAATAATAACCTTACATTATGATCTGAACACAGGAGTGTTTACTCCTGTTCAAACAACTCCTACGATTCCAACTGAACATATTAGCTTCAATGGCGGTGCAGCTATTCGGATTTCGCAAGATGGAAAATTTGTTTATGCGTCAAACCGAGGACACGATTCAATTGCTGTTTTTAAGGTTTCATCAAAAGACCAATTATTGAAACTAGTAGAAATTGTACATTCTGAAGGAAAGATCCCTCGCGATTTTGACCTTGATCCTACTGGAAAGTTTGTCGTTGTAGCTCACCAAGATTCGGATAATTTAACCTTATTTGAACGAAATCAAGATACTGGAAAATTATCCCTACTTCAAAAAGACGTATATGCTCCTGAATGTGTTTGTGTCCATTTCAGATAA
- a CDS encoding undecaprenyl-diphosphate phosphatase codes for MIFIELLKAIFLGVVEGITEWLPISSTGHMILVEEFIQLDASAAFKEMFFVVIQLGAILAVVLLFFHKLNPFSPKKTNAEKKETMSIWYKVIVGVLPAAVLGLLFDDWLNDHLYNYITVAITLIVYGILFIIIENRNKNHKGSIQSFSDLTYKTAFLIGMFQVLSLIPGTSRSGATILGAILLGSSRYIAAEYSFFLSIPVMFGASALKLVKFGFDFTGMEIATLLTGMIVAFMVSVVAIKFLLGYIKNNDFKAFGWYRIILGIIVIGYFVLFN; via the coding sequence ATGATTTTTATTGAATTATTAAAAGCAATTTTTCTTGGAGTCGTTGAAGGTATTACAGAATGGCTGCCAATCAGCAGTACCGGGCATATGATTTTAGTTGAAGAATTCATTCAATTGGACGCATCTGCCGCATTCAAAGAAATGTTTTTTGTTGTGATTCAACTTGGAGCAATACTTGCCGTTGTTCTTCTTTTTTTCCATAAACTAAACCCTTTTTCTCCTAAAAAAACAAACGCTGAGAAAAAAGAAACCATGTCTATTTGGTACAAAGTAATCGTTGGTGTCCTGCCAGCTGCAGTTTTAGGATTACTGTTTGATGATTGGTTGAATGATCATCTTTACAATTACATTACGGTGGCTATTACATTAATTGTCTATGGTATTTTATTTATCATTATTGAGAACCGCAATAAAAATCATAAAGGATCCATTCAATCTTTTAGTGATTTGACTTATAAAACAGCCTTTCTAATTGGTATGTTCCAAGTTCTTTCATTGATTCCAGGTACCTCCCGCTCAGGTGCAACAATCTTAGGTGCCATCTTACTTGGCTCTTCTCGTTATATTGCAGCAGAGTACTCATTCTTTTTATCTATTCCTGTCATGTTTGGAGCCAGCGCTTTAAAATTAGTTAAATTTGGCTTTGACTTTACTGGTATGGAGATTGCGACTTTGCTAACGGGTATGATTGTAGCTTTCATGGTCTCAGTAGTCGCTATTAAGTTCTTGTTAGGCTACATCAAAAATAATGACTTCAAAGCTTTTGGTTGGTATCGCATTATCTTAGGTATAATCGTAATCGGTTATTTTGTTTTGTTTAATTAA
- a CDS encoding MurR/RpiR family transcriptional regulator, which yields MQSNLLFLIQEQLNDLPESEKKIAKKILEDPAAVIQMNATSLAAKAGSSSAAVIRFCHSIGLAGFTQLKLNLSADSQSIQEKLYSEIQQDEDLEQIKKKFLLQTHHVFKETNQSLSSKDVSKASDCFNESTTIYTYGLGASHLVAMDLQQKFSRLGKSVICSQDQHLLATSMSVAKKKAVFFAVSNSGEKQEVIALMKIAKNLGIKTISLTKESDNSLSQLADISLKTANTHEAPLRSGATASLLVQMYAIDLLFYDFATKNYQKTIENLEKSKDAIRNLTQYLEKENK from the coding sequence ATGCAAAGCAATCTATTATTTTTAATTCAAGAACAACTGAATGATTTGCCCGAATCGGAAAAAAAAATAGCAAAAAAAATTCTAGAAGATCCGGCTGCGGTGATTCAAATGAATGCTACTAGTTTAGCAGCAAAAGCTGGTTCTAGTTCGGCAGCTGTTATTCGATTTTGTCATTCGATTGGCTTAGCAGGATTCACTCAATTAAAATTAAATTTATCAGCGGATTCTCAAAGTATCCAAGAAAAACTTTACAGTGAAATTCAGCAGGATGAAGATTTAGAGCAAATTAAAAAAAAATTTTTATTACAGACTCATCATGTATTTAAAGAAACAAACCAAAGTTTGTCATCTAAAGATGTATCAAAAGCATCCGATTGCTTTAATGAAAGTACGACAATTTATACCTATGGTTTGGGAGCCTCTCATTTGGTAGCAATGGATTTACAACAAAAATTCAGCCGACTTGGGAAATCAGTTATCTGTTCACAAGATCAGCATCTTCTAGCTACCTCCATGTCAGTAGCCAAAAAAAAAGCGGTGTTTTTTGCAGTATCTAATAGTGGAGAAAAACAGGAAGTGATAGCCTTAATGAAAATAGCGAAAAATCTTGGAATAAAAACTATTTCATTGACGAAAGAATCAGATAATTCGTTAAGTCAACTTGCAGATATTTCTCTGAAAACAGCCAATACACATGAAGCACCATTAAGAAGCGGAGCAACGGCTTCTTTATTGGTTCAAATGTATGCTATTGATTTATTGTTTTATGACTTTGCTACAAAAAATTATCAAAAAACGATAGAAAATTTGGAGAAATCAAAAGATGCCATTCGAAATTTAACTCAGTACCTTGAAAAAGAAAACAAGTAA
- a CDS encoding PTS glucitol/sorbitol transporter subunit IIA: MKQMLVGKVKAIGEHAISKKDPIIILFGEQATEDLRSVSIIQSFKEDQSRVELKPGYSVFFDDQEYTILEVGSLANENLNTIGHVTLDFSEVPSEDRLASGVYLKPFKLPKIEIGTIIHYAK, from the coding sequence ATGAAACAAATGTTAGTTGGAAAAGTAAAAGCTATTGGAGAACATGCTATTTCTAAGAAAGACCCTATCATTATATTATTCGGAGAACAAGCAACGGAGGATCTTCGTTCCGTTTCAATTATCCAATCCTTTAAAGAGGATCAAAGTAGAGTAGAGTTGAAACCAGGATATTCAGTTTTCTTTGATGATCAAGAATATACGATTTTAGAAGTTGGCAGCTTAGCGAATGAAAATTTAAATACCATAGGACACGTAACATTAGATTTTTCAGAAGTACCTAGTGAAGATAGATTAGCTAGTGGTGTTTACTTAAAGCCTTTTAAATTGCCAAAAATAGAAATCGGAACAATCATCCATTATGCAAAATAA
- the murQ gene encoding N-acetylmuramic acid 6-phosphate etherase produces MNLEKLATETRNKQTMHLDELSVLEMMQLMNKEDQTVAEKVADEIPQITKVVEAIIKSFNQEGRLIYMGAGTSGRLGVLDAAECVPTFSVDPSMVQGLIAGGMKAMTVAVEGAEDSKELGEEDLKKIDLSEKDTVIGIAASGRTPYVIGGLEYAKEIGAMTATISCNKDAEISQYAQLPIEVEVGPEVLTGSTRLKSGTAQKLVLNMLSTGAMIGVGKVYQNLMVDVKPSNKKLEERSKRIIMEATACSYEEASKAFKKADQQVKLAIVMILTGLSKEASEKKLTKAKGFIRKTI; encoded by the coding sequence ATGAATTTAGAAAAATTAGCTACAGAAACAAGAAATAAACAAACCATGCACTTAGATGAATTATCCGTATTAGAAATGATGCAACTTATGAATAAAGAAGATCAAACAGTGGCAGAAAAAGTCGCAGATGAAATCCCACAGATTACTAAAGTTGTAGAAGCAATTATAAAATCATTTAATCAAGAAGGACGTTTAATTTATATGGGTGCCGGTACAAGCGGTCGTTTGGGAGTATTAGATGCAGCTGAATGTGTGCCTACATTTAGTGTAGATCCCAGTATGGTGCAAGGATTAATTGCCGGTGGGATGAAAGCGATGACAGTTGCAGTAGAGGGAGCTGAGGATTCAAAAGAACTTGGTGAAGAAGATTTGAAAAAAATTGACTTATCTGAAAAAGATACCGTTATTGGGATTGCAGCGAGTGGTCGTACTCCTTATGTAATCGGCGGTTTAGAATACGCTAAAGAAATTGGAGCGATGACAGCTACTATATCATGTAATAAAGATGCTGAAATCAGCCAGTACGCACAACTTCCAATTGAGGTAGAAGTAGGTCCAGAAGTATTAACAGGATCAACAAGATTAAAATCAGGTACAGCTCAAAAATTAGTTTTAAATATGTTGTCTACAGGCGCAATGATTGGTGTCGGGAAAGTGTATCAAAACTTAATGGTTGATGTAAAGCCATCCAATAAAAAGTTAGAAGAACGTTCGAAACGAATTATTATGGAAGCAACAGCGTGTTCTTATGAAGAAGCAAGCAAAGCTTTCAAAAAAGCAGATCAGCAGGTGAAATTAGCTATCGTAATGATATTGACTGGTTTATCTAAAGAAGCGTCAGAAAAAAAATTAACAAAAGCAAAAGGATTTATCCGTAAAACAATTTAA
- a CDS encoding AI-2E family transporter, whose protein sequence is MKQEESVTVKHATTWFWKWILNNKVVSILLISLLILLNVLAFSKISYIFNPLRDFISVVGLPILMAGIIYYLVNPLIEWMETKKVPRMAAIFLIFIIIMALIVWGATTLIPIIREQTMSIIKNWPTYWDTLVSQAGSLLRSDILSQFQQQVNEITQTVMSSVSKQSSNLFNTTVSGIGNVVGAVTNIFVALVTMPFILFYLLKDGENLPYHIMKVVPTKLRMPTYKLLGEINNKISQYVRGQLVVAFFVALMFWLGFAIVGLEYAVTLGVLAGFLNLIPYLGSFIAMVPVLIIAFVTSPAMLIKVLIVFGIEQTIEGRVIQPQILGSNLDIHPITIIIVLLTAGRLFGIPGVILGIPGYAVLKVIIEYVFSWYKNVSGLYEGNFNPAYEPSVANKKKVKNKEKMK, encoded by the coding sequence ATGAAACAAGAGGAATCAGTCACCGTAAAACATGCAACTACTTGGTTTTGGAAATGGATTTTAAACAATAAAGTTGTATCTATTTTACTTATATCATTGTTGATATTATTAAATGTATTGGCATTTTCAAAGATTTCTTACATTTTTAATCCGTTAAGAGATTTTATCAGTGTTGTAGGTTTGCCAATTTTAATGGCCGGGATAATTTATTATTTAGTAAATCCTCTTATAGAGTGGATGGAAACTAAAAAAGTCCCTCGTATGGCAGCCATTTTTCTTATCTTTATCATTATTATGGCTCTTATTGTATGGGGAGCAACGACACTGATTCCGATTATTAGAGAACAAACGATGAGTATAATAAAGAATTGGCCGACTTATTGGGATACCTTAGTATCTCAAGCTGGTAGTTTGTTGAGAAGTGACATTCTTTCTCAATTTCAACAACAAGTAAATGAAATCACTCAAACCGTTATGTCTTCTGTTTCAAAACAATCATCAAATTTGTTTAATACGACAGTTTCTGGAATAGGGAATGTAGTTGGAGCAGTCACCAACATTTTTGTGGCTTTAGTTACGATGCCGTTTATTCTGTTTTATCTCTTAAAAGATGGCGAAAATTTGCCTTATCATATTATGAAAGTTGTACCAACAAAATTGAGAATGCCTACCTATAAATTATTGGGAGAAATTAATAATAAAATTAGTCAATATGTACGTGGGCAACTCGTGGTGGCATTCTTTGTAGCGTTGATGTTCTGGCTTGGTTTTGCAATTGTTGGATTAGAATATGCGGTAACGCTAGGTGTTCTGGCAGGGTTCTTAAATTTAATCCCTTATTTGGGATCCTTTATAGCGATGGTTCCTGTTCTTATTATAGCGTTTGTTACTTCACCAGCCATGTTGATAAAAGTTCTAATCGTTTTTGGAATTGAACAAACGATTGAAGGAAGAGTTATCCAACCTCAAATTCTCGGGAGTAATTTAGATATTCATCCTATTACGATTATTATTGTTTTATTAACAGCTGGGAGATTATTTGGAATACCTGGCGTCATCTTAGGCATTCCTGGATATGCAGTTTTAAAAGTTATCATCGAGTATGTTTTTTCTTGGTATAAAAACGTTTCAGGGTTGTATGAAGGTAACTTTAATCCAGCGTATGAACCAAGCGTAGCAAATAAAAAGAAAGTAAAAAATAAGGAAAAAATGAAATAA
- a CDS encoding TetR/AcrR family transcriptional regulator: protein MKKMPTKTFFNLSKEKQSRLIAAAAEEFSRVSLNEASINNIIKKAEISRGSFYQYFEDKEDLYYYYLGLLKRDTQVMLLNSFKKADGDLFEGFKIFFPKILGLIMHKENSAFFKHLFLHMDYRTGTEVAPDTIKHCGSKKESKDRLREYINMEKLNLVEPEDFPILIKFMMSTLFGTVGEGFKEKKSQKEIISRFNKKLKWIEYGVKKDPSK from the coding sequence ATGAAAAAGATGCCGACTAAAACATTTTTTAACTTGTCAAAAGAAAAACAAAGTAGATTAATTGCAGCAGCAGCAGAAGAATTCTCTCGAGTTTCTTTAAACGAAGCATCTATTAATAATATTATAAAAAAAGCTGAAATTTCACGGGGCAGTTTTTATCAATATTTTGAAGATAAAGAAGATTTATACTATTATTATTTAGGCTTACTTAAAAGGGATACTCAAGTGATGCTATTAAACAGTTTTAAAAAAGCTGATGGCGATTTATTTGAAGGATTTAAAATTTTTTTCCCGAAAATTCTTGGTTTGATCATGCATAAAGAAAATAGTGCTTTTTTTAAGCATTTATTCTTGCACATGGATTATCGGACAGGTACGGAAGTAGCTCCTGATACGATTAAACACTGCGGATCAAAAAAAGAATCAAAAGATAGGTTGAGAGAATACATTAATATGGAAAAATTAAATTTAGTAGAACCAGAAGATTTTCCTATCTTGATTAAATTTATGATGTCGACATTATTTGGTACAGTAGGTGAGGGATTTAAGGAAAAAAAATCACAAAAAGAAATTATTTCAAGATTTAATAAAAAACTGAAATGGATTGAATATGGTGTCAAAAAAGACCCATCCAAATAG
- a CDS encoding heavy metal translocating P-type ATPase, which yields MNTLFKDNKPMVATVISGLLITIGLFFTFADYHTIAALIYISSFIIGGFHQAKEGLQDTIQNKKLNVDILMVLAALGASAIGYWMEGALLIFIFSLSGSLEVYATNKSTKAITELMNLTPERAMLIQSDGSIKEVPTASLSIGDKLMVAKGTSIPIDSVLLSANGLIDESAISGESIPSEKIAGEEVIGGTINLEEAITIQVSKDSSDTLFAKILRMVDEAHSTPSKTATMIEAIENKYVLTVLVFVPLMIAVFYFMLNWGWNESFYRGMVLLTVASPCALVASAAPATLSAISNSARKGILFKGGSYLENFGQIRAIIFDKTGTLTEGKPVVTESYFKSGEDEQAIINVCVAMEKTSTHPIARAIVTAFSETSHHNFVVDNMKDLTGHGLSGSAYDSVWKIGKEDYAVAENESDFINNAEILQKEGKTVIYVSKDDQVVAYFGLLDAPKDEAKKMVDYFKSQGVHTVMLTGDNAATAVTVGNIVGVDDVKANCLPDEKAEIIKSLEIEYGSIAMVGDGINDAPALANASIGIAMGAGTDIAMDVADVVLMKNDLAQLAYSYQLSNRLKKITIQNIIFAISVILILIVSNLFQVITLPLGVVGHEGSTILVILNGLRLLKSSSASLDTKEK from the coding sequence ATGAACACACTATTTAAAGATAATAAGCCTATGGTCGCAACCGTGATCAGCGGATTGTTAATAACTATTGGACTTTTTTTCACATTCGCTGACTACCATACTATAGCAGCATTAATTTATATCTCTTCTTTTATTATTGGTGGTTTTCATCAAGCAAAAGAAGGCCTACAAGATACCATTCAAAACAAAAAATTAAACGTTGATATATTAATGGTTTTAGCTGCTCTAGGAGCCTCAGCTATTGGTTATTGGATGGAAGGTGCTTTATTAATTTTTATTTTTTCTCTTAGTGGATCACTTGAAGTCTATGCTACAAATAAAAGTACTAAAGCTATCACAGAGTTGATGAACTTAACCCCTGAACGTGCTATGTTGATTCAATCAGATGGATCAATTAAAGAAGTCCCTACTGCCTCTTTGTCTATCGGGGATAAATTAATGGTTGCCAAAGGAACTAGTATTCCTATCGATAGTGTTTTATTAAGTGCAAATGGATTAATTGATGAATCCGCAATTTCAGGAGAATCTATCCCATCTGAAAAAATAGCTGGTGAAGAAGTCATCGGGGGAACAATAAATTTAGAGGAAGCTATTACTATCCAAGTATCTAAAGATAGCTCAGACACTTTATTCGCTAAAATTTTACGGATGGTTGATGAAGCACACAGTACACCATCTAAAACAGCAACAATGATTGAAGCGATTGAAAATAAATATGTTCTAACTGTTTTAGTTTTTGTTCCTTTAATGATTGCTGTTTTTTATTTTATGTTGAATTGGGGTTGGAATGAGTCATTTTATCGTGGAATGGTGTTGCTTACAGTTGCCTCTCCTTGTGCGCTAGTTGCATCTGCTGCTCCAGCTACACTATCCGCTATTTCAAACAGCGCACGTAAAGGTATTTTATTTAAAGGTGGTTCTTATCTCGAAAATTTTGGACAAATTCGTGCCATTATTTTTGATAAAACAGGAACCTTGACAGAAGGAAAACCAGTAGTAACAGAATCTTATTTTAAATCGGGAGAAGATGAACAAGCGATTATCAATGTCTGTGTTGCTATGGAAAAAACCTCTACACACCCAATTGCTCGTGCTATCGTCACTGCTTTTAGTGAGACTAGTCATCATAATTTTGTCGTCGATAATATGAAAGATTTGACGGGCCACGGGTTATCTGGCAGTGCTTATGACAGTGTATGGAAGATTGGTAAAGAAGACTATGCTGTTGCAGAAAACGAATCTGATTTTATCAACAACGCTGAAATTCTTCAAAAAGAAGGAAAAACAGTTATTTATGTGAGCAAAGATGACCAAGTCGTAGCTTATTTTGGCTTACTAGATGCGCCTAAAGATGAAGCTAAAAAAATGGTTGATTATTTTAAATCCCAAGGTGTTCATACCGTCATGCTAACTGGCGATAATGCTGCTACGGCAGTAACGGTTGGGAACATTGTTGGTGTTGATGACGTCAAGGCAAATTGCCTCCCAGATGAAAAAGCTGAAATAATCAAAAGTCTAGAAATAGAATATGGTTCAATTGCAATGGTCGGTGATGGTATTAATGATGCACCTGCTCTAGCAAATGCGTCTATTGGTATCGCAATGGGGGCCGGGACAGATATTGCTATGGACGTGGCCGATGTGGTCCTAATGAAGAATGATTTGGCTCAGTTAGCTTATAGTTATCAGTTGTCAAATCGTCTTAAAAAAATAACCATTCAAAATATCATTTTTGCTATTAGCGTCATTCTCATTTTAATCGTCAGCAATCTATTTCAAGTCATCACTTTGCCTTTAGGCGTTGTTGGTCATGAAGGAAGCACTATCTTAGTTATTTTAAATGGGTTGAGATTATTAAAATCATCTTCTGCTTCACTTGATACAAAAGAAAAATAA
- a CDS encoding PTS sugar transporter subunit IIA, with amino-acid sequence MGLFDFLKKKDETPENNSIKLYAPANGKLVSIDEVSDPVFSQKMMGDGFAVIPTDGKITSPVAGKVLSVFPTQHAVGILLENGVEILLHMGLDTVELNGGPFETAVKEGDEVNENTVVSTVDLAALEAAGKDNAIVVVFTNMDKVADFKLDTTGTISAKAEIGSISANA; translated from the coding sequence ATGGGATTATTTGATTTTTTAAAGAAAAAAGATGAAACACCTGAAAATAATTCAATTAAACTATATGCACCAGCTAATGGGAAGTTAGTTTCAATTGATGAAGTTTCAGATCCAGTATTTTCTCAAAAAATGATGGGAGATGGCTTTGCGGTTATTCCAACTGACGGAAAAATTACTTCACCAGTAGCTGGAAAAGTATTAAGTGTCTTTCCAACACAGCATGCGGTGGGTATTTTACTTGAGAATGGAGTAGAAATTTTACTTCATATGGGTCTTGATACAGTGGAGTTGAATGGTGGACCTTTTGAAACAGCTGTTAAAGAAGGCGACGAAGTGAATGAAAATACAGTTGTTTCAACAGTTGATTTAGCAGCTCTTGAAGCAGCAGGAAAAGACAATGCTATTGTTGTTGTATTCACTAACATGGATAAAGTTGCTGACTTTAAATTAGACACAACAGGAACGATTTCTGCAAAAGCAGAAATCGGATCTATCTCAGCTAACGCATAA